From a region of the Desulforegula conservatrix Mb1Pa genome:
- a CDS encoding helix-turn-helix domain-containing protein, with protein sequence MAKGIRRNHGPAFKAKVALAALKGDKTLSELSDQFGVHSNQISAWKKELEQNASELFDRGKRN encoded by the coding sequence ATGGCAAAAGGAATCAGAAGAAATCACGGACCAGCATTCAAGGCTAAAGTGGCGTTAGCGGCTTTGAAGGGAGACAAAACCCTCTCGGAATTATCCGATCAGTTTGGTGTGCATTCCAATCAGATATCAGCCTGGAAGAAAGAGCTTGAACAGAATGCCTCAGAACTGTTTGATCGTGGAAAAAGGAATGA